Sequence from the Penaeus monodon isolate SGIC_2016 chromosome 43, NSTDA_Pmon_1, whole genome shotgun sequence genome:
ctctttctttcctcgttttctcccttccccccctttttttttttttttttttttttttttttcccttttttccccctataatttttatatatacatttttatatataatatatttatattatatatttatatgtaatatattatattatatatatatatatatatatataatatatatatatttatatatgtataattttatatatatattttattatatatgtatataattattatatatataatatattatatatatatatattatatatatatataatatatatattaaaatataaaatatatatattttatatatatataaacacactcagacatgtacatgcagacatatatttatgaatagaccgagtatatatgtatttgtgtgattaCACGTACACTCAACAAATATTTCTgtggtatatgtaaataaactcagtaataataaaaaaacaaaacactcgtCTTTTTCCCGAAATTCTAGAAGACGCCTGACGAGATATGCATGCAGTCCCTGTAAGGCACGTGGTTGCCAATTactagtaaagaaaaaagaattacaaCAATGCATTCAAAGGTATTTAATCAAAATTAACGCAATGAACAACGTGCTCGTGTTCTCTGTCGTCCAATGAACATCAATTGAcctctttcttcctcgttttctccctcttcttctctttctctctcttcttctgtaatTCGAAACAGTTATTTTCCGGTCGCACAAAATCCAGGCCATGCTTCCAGAACCTGTTAATTAAGTTTCCTTTCATATCATCCTTGCCAATGTCCTTCAGGCTGCCTGGCTTTATAAACCTCACCACTGGCAGGATTCATTGCAGTACAACGGTGTCTCTAAAAAATTGAATATGAAGATCTTACTCCTTGGTGAGTTCTCTTtagttcttctttatttttcagcTTGTTTTCTGAAAGTGTTTTCGTTCTCATACATCAATGATATTTGCCATCATTATTTACAGTAGTTGTAAAAGATATAACACAATAGGTGAGGAATACCAGACTGGACGTTGATGACAGAAGTGTAATCATCTATTTTCCTCTTTGTCAGTATTATTGGCAACGTTTGCCTCCGGTCAGCAGTTACAGCAGACGGCAGCCTACGATGTTGCCGTGAGACTAGCTGAACCAGGATACTTCCAACAAAGAAATTCCTTCAGCTCCAGTTCATCTAGAAATGGTGGTTCTGCATTCGGATCTCCTCTTCTCGGCAATCAATTCGGATCTGGTTCCAGAGGCACCAAATCTGGATCACTGACTGGATTCCCTGCTGGCACTGGCATCAGTGGTTCAAACTTCGGTTCCTTGAAAAAGAGTGGATTTCAATTTGTTTCTTCAGCTACACCTGGATTTGGCTCTGGATCTGCATTTACAAGCAGTGGATTCGGATCTAGCTCCTCAAACAGAAAAACATTTGGATCAAATATCAGTGGATCACAGGCAGGTTCACTAAGCAGTAGTCGACTCCAATCTAGTGGAAGATTCCAGTCTGGGTCACCAAACATTAACAGATTCCAATCTGGTTCATCACCAAGCAGCAGTGGATTCCAGTCTGGTTCATTTGGTGGAAGCAAATTCCAGTCTAGTCCATCAAAAAACAACAATGGATTCCAGTCTGGTTCATTTGGTGCAAGCAAATTCCAGCCTAGTTCCCCATCAAGCAGCAGTGGATTCCAATCTGGTTCATTTGGTGGAAGCAAATTCCAGCCTGGTTCATCAGGTAGCAAGGTAGGATCATCAATTAACAGTGGATTCCAGAAGAGTTCACCGAGTGTTACTGGCTTCCAGTCCATTTCATCAAGTGCGTTCCAATCCAGCTCATCAAACACCGACGGATTCCAATCTGGATCACCAAACACCAGTGGATTCCAATCTGGATCACCAAGCACCAGTGGATTCCAATCTGGATCACCAAGCACCAGCGGATTCCAATCTGGATCACCAAGCACCAGTGGATTCCAGTCTGGATCACCAAGCACCAGTGGATTCCAATCTGGATCACCAAGCACTAGTGGATTCCAGTCTGGATCACCAAGCACCAGTGGATTCCAATCTGGATCACCAAACACCACTGAATTCCAATCTGGATCACCAAACACCAGTGGATTCCAATCTGGATCACCAAGCACCAGTGGATTCCAGTCTGGAACACCAAGCACTAGTGGATTCCAATCTGGATCACCAAGCACCAGTGGATTCCAATCTGGATCACCAACACCAGTGGATTCCAATCTGGATCACCAAGCACCAGTGGATTCCAATCTGGATCACCAAACACCAGTGGATTCCAGTCTGGATCACCAAACACCAGTGGATTCCAATCTGGATCACCAAACACCAGTGGATTCCAATCTGGATCACCAAGCACCAGTGGATTCCAGTCTGGATCACCAAACACTAATGGATTCCAGTTTGGATCACCAAACACTAATGGATTCCAGTCTGTATTGCTGAGTGGAAGTGGATTACAATCCAGCTCTTCAGGCAGCACTAATGGTTTTGGACTCCTGAGTGGTTCTGTGAGCAGCATTGGAGCCCAGTTCGGTTCAAATGCAGAAGAAGTATTTGGAGAATTTGAACCTCTTAACCTCCCAGCTGATGCCAGTAATATTTTGGGAAGGATCTCAACATCATTTACATGCACAGACCGTCCTTACGGGTATTATGCTGATAAAGAGAACTCGTGCCGGGTCTTCCACATCTGCTATCCTGCTCTCTTTGCTAATGGTGTTATTGAGACCTCCCAGTACAGGTAaggctttctttttcttactatatcTTATTCCATATGATATAAATTTGGAAGATATTGTGTAAATATGATTGTGATATTGACTAGACTTACTTTGGGTTATTATCTAGGTGTTTGAGTGTTAATAACACACTTTTGATACCATTCTAGCTTCCTGTGTGGAGAAGGATCAGTGTTTGACCAGAAGACCTTGACCTGTGTGCCAGAAACAGATGCCATTCCTTGCCAAGAATCTAACAATTACTTCTACACCAATGAACAATTTGGTCGTCCAGAAGATAAAAGAATCTAAAGCTATTTGTATATCATGTGATTTTTCCGGATACTCTTGAGGGCAATTCATGCATCTATTGATTcgattaatagaataataaaaaatgtaattatttttttgtcttttcttgcaAAAGAATCTTATGTGCGATAATCCTTGACCAGGGACAACTTTAACCACAATCAGTTTGGGTCctattaattttggggttttgtaattTGAATATCTTTACTAATCAAACTTAGTTCAAACATTTGATGGATACTTATTCACAATCAGCTATCCTGATAccaaattacattatattataaagacGAAAAGCAAGttaagaaagaaaatgtgatacACTCAAAATTAGTGTAGATTTAATTTTACCATTTCTCTTTAAACTCAtcagaaaatttaaatgatacCTCGAGATGCAATTGACAGACAATGGAAAACACCTTAAAATTCAGTTTGCATGATGCACAAGAAACCTTTCATCCTTTATAATTCTAtgccccctctttctttcctctccctcaggATCAGTGTCAGGAAcagaaacatttttctttcttttttctttacttaatcAAACGTTTCAAGTGTCTGACACTCATACTCAGTGATAAGAACAATAGCTGAGAGGATTTTAGCATTGTTTCTCATAATCattcataaattatataagaTGTTTAACATGATGATGTAATTACATTATAACGGTATATTTCATCTATGAAACACGTTGAAAACCTTAAGGGAACCCAATTACATTACAAAAAATGAACTTTGGTATACAATATAATATCGGGTAAAGAAGTTAGATTTATCCGAATATATATCAGAGAAGTGTACGCTTAGAAAAACAAGTATCACCCTTTgcactaatatgaaaaatcaacAAAGTGGTATAGAATACTTAGGCAAGGAAGTTAGCACTGTAATACGGTGTTGacagagagaagcgttcagttcctcattgaccacaagtaaaggtaacaaattttttttttctggttgtacAAGTAAAGAAAATAGACTTAAGGTTAACACACAATGAAATCATCCGTTACCTTAATAGCACTTATCGAACAGTTAAATGAAATACTAGACTAATTGATGCAAAGAAAAATCCTGAGTAATCAACCAAACCAAGATATTTCAATAATACACATTAATCATTCACAAGAGAAACATTttatcaaaaagagagagagagagagagaaagaaaaatgtaaaaagtattCTTTGGAACTTCAGTTGTGATccaaaggaacaaaaaaagaaagaaaaaaaaaacacatataagaaACATTAATACTAActataaatattctaaaaaaaaa
This genomic interval carries:
- the LOC119568155 gene encoding protein rtoA-like, coding for MKILLLVLLATFASGQQLQQTAAYDVAVRLAEPGYFQQRNSFSSSSSRNGGSAFGSPLLGNQFGSGSRGTKSGSLTGFPAGTGISGSNFGSLKKSGFQFVSSATPGFGSGSAFTSSGFGSSSSNRKTFGSNISGSQAGSLSSSRLQSSGRFQSGSPNINRFQSGSSPSSSGFQSGSFGGSKFQSSPSKNNNGFQSGSFGASKFQPSSPSSSSGFQSGSFGGSKFQPGSSGSKVGSSINSGFQKSSPSVTGFQSISSSAFQSSSSNTDGFQSGSPNTSGFQSGSPSTSGFQSGSPSTSGFQSGSPSTSGFQSGSPSTSGFQSGSPSTSGFQSGSPSTSGFQSGSPNTTEFQSGSPNTSGFQSGSPSTSGFQSGTPSTSGFQSGSPSTSGFQSGSPTPVDSNLDHQAPVDSNLDHQTPVDSSLDHQTPVDSNLDHQTPVDSNLDHQAPVDSSLDHQTLMDSSLDHQTLMDSSLYC